One genomic region from Terriglobales bacterium encodes:
- a CDS encoding response regulator transcription factor: MTKSSNSRKPKIHIAVVETDPLRLIGLRALFDSESDFELSSAALAQIATLPNVDIVLLGNQAGQNLFDVMAGLKAARPDLRIIVTGTGADDEAILKALAGGAKGYVDEAASPEEFIQAIRIVHQGSVWAPRRVLSMFIERVTSSPGRIFPAGRVTFTDREKQVLELLVAGRSNKEIGSVLGIEERTVKAHVAKLMRKVGVQNRIALSVHAITHSLVTSK; the protein is encoded by the coding sequence ATGACGAAATCATCCAACTCACGGAAACCCAAGATTCACATTGCGGTCGTAGAGACAGACCCTCTGCGGCTGATTGGTCTTCGCGCGCTCTTTGATTCCGAATCGGACTTCGAATTGTCTTCTGCCGCACTCGCCCAGATCGCCACCTTGCCGAACGTCGATATCGTCCTCCTAGGCAACCAGGCCGGGCAGAATCTGTTCGATGTGATGGCTGGCCTGAAGGCCGCTCGGCCGGACCTGCGCATCATCGTTACCGGGACGGGAGCCGATGATGAAGCCATCCTGAAGGCTCTCGCGGGTGGGGCCAAGGGCTACGTAGACGAAGCTGCCAGTCCCGAAGAATTCATCCAGGCTATCCGCATCGTTCATCAAGGTTCGGTCTGGGCGCCACGCCGCGTTCTTTCCATGTTCATCGAGCGAGTCACATCTTCACCGGGGAGGATTTTCCCTGCTGGACGTGTGACGTTTACCGATCGCGAAAAGCAGGTGCTGGAGTTATTGGTAGCCGGCAGGTCTAACAAGGAGATCGGTAGCGTATTGGGCATCGAAGAGCGTACGGTCAAGGCGCACGTAGCCAAGTTGATGCGCAAAGTGGGCGTACAAAACCGTATTGCGCTCTCTGTCCATGCCATCACGCACTCGCTGGTTACCAGCAAGTAA
- a CDS encoding dihydrofolate reductase family protein: protein MRDFEILFDYGEPGPISDAAYAPYGGLGFPEPPSDRPWIYSNFVQSLDGIVSFLGLDASGMAISQSAEDRWLMDLLRANADAVLLGMGTLREETRLGGTESRGPVFRIMNDKLRALRTRLGRGREKNIFVTGSASLEFGKYRVFDGNLVQPIIVTSTSGASRLTAQGYKQVTVIATGEGTLVDLQEMVRILRRDHDVRYLLCEGGPTVYGYMSRAGLIDEKFLTVSPVEVGAIVPPEQPRATWEDATRLCRRPTTFEAPGFTKQNAARWKWLSCRKIGDHEFNRYRRLAVSAES from the coding sequence ATGCGCGACTTTGAAATTCTGTTCGATTACGGTGAGCCTGGGCCGATCAGCGACGCCGCCTATGCCCCCTACGGAGGTCTTGGCTTTCCTGAACCGCCGTCTGATCGTCCCTGGATCTATTCCAATTTTGTGCAATCGCTGGACGGGATCGTTTCATTCCTGGGCTTGGATGCGTCGGGCATGGCAATTTCCCAATCCGCCGAGGATCGTTGGCTGATGGACCTGCTGCGTGCCAACGCCGATGCCGTCCTCCTGGGAATGGGCACCTTGCGTGAAGAAACGCGTCTCGGCGGAACAGAAAGCCGGGGTCCAGTCTTTCGCATCATGAACGACAAATTGCGCGCCTTGCGAACACGCCTCGGGCGCGGCCGCGAGAAGAACATATTCGTGACAGGCTCGGCGTCGCTGGAATTTGGAAAATACCGGGTCTTCGATGGGAACCTGGTGCAGCCAATAATCGTGACTAGCACCAGCGGCGCTTCCAGGCTAACAGCTCAGGGCTACAAGCAGGTGACGGTGATTGCCACGGGGGAAGGTACACTTGTTGATCTGCAGGAAATGGTGCGCATTTTGCGGCGGGATCATGACGTTCGTTATCTGCTCTGCGAAGGCGGGCCCACTGTATACGGATACATGTCACGGGCGGGCCTCATCGACGAGAAGTTCCTCACGGTTTCGCCAGTGGAGGTGGGAGCGATTGTTCCGCCAGAGCAGCCGCGCGCAACGTGGGAGGACGCGACACGCCTATGCCGTCGTCCCACAACCTTCGAGGCGCCCGGATTTACCAAGCAAAACGCAGCACGTTGGAAATGGCTCAGTTGCCGCAAAATAGGAGATCATGAGTTCAATCGGTACCGTCGGCTGGCAGTCTCAGCTGAGAGCTGA
- the lpxD gene encoding UDP-3-O-(3-hydroxymyristoyl)glucosamine N-acyltransferase, with amino-acid sequence MKLEKIAASLGAKLIGPASVEIVRVASIKSATAGSLVFVESEKTLSLAFDSPASAIIAGDFGRQSDGRKPLLIGQQPRLLFAKAAALLEPPRDTVGGIHPTAVVCDQSGLGPGVSIGMYSVIGPGAVLGEGTRIDSGVVIGEGVQLGEGCDIRPNVTIYPGTCLGNRVIVHAGAVLGSDGFGYVRDEGTGKYQKFPQIGRLEIGDDVEIGANSTIDRGALDATVIASGVKIDNLVHIGHNVSVGKNVVIAAQTGVSGSSVIEDNVVVAGQVGIADHVRIEEGVILGAQSGVPSNKIIRGKGILFWGTPARPIREYLKELAVLARLARKK; translated from the coding sequence ATGAAACTGGAGAAAATCGCCGCCTCCCTGGGAGCCAAGCTGATCGGCCCGGCCTCAGTCGAGATTGTGCGGGTGGCGAGTATCAAATCTGCAACGGCTGGTTCGCTGGTCTTTGTTGAAAGCGAGAAAACGCTTAGCCTGGCTTTCGATTCGCCCGCGTCCGCCATCATCGCTGGTGATTTTGGCCGGCAGAGTGACGGCCGTAAGCCTCTGCTCATCGGTCAACAACCGCGATTGCTCTTCGCCAAGGCTGCCGCCCTCTTGGAGCCACCCCGGGACACGGTTGGTGGAATCCATCCCACGGCTGTGGTTTGCGACCAATCCGGCCTCGGGCCAGGCGTGTCGATCGGAATGTATTCGGTGATCGGGCCCGGAGCTGTGCTTGGCGAGGGCACTCGCATTGATTCAGGAGTCGTTATTGGAGAAGGCGTGCAACTGGGAGAGGGATGCGATATTCGACCCAACGTCACCATATATCCAGGAACGTGCTTGGGCAATCGCGTAATCGTGCATGCGGGAGCGGTTCTGGGTAGCGATGGATTCGGGTATGTTCGCGACGAAGGCACTGGAAAGTACCAGAAATTTCCCCAGATCGGAAGATTAGAAATCGGAGATGATGTCGAGATTGGCGCCAACAGCACCATTGACCGCGGGGCGCTGGACGCAACCGTTATCGCCAGCGGCGTAAAGATCGACAACCTCGTGCACATAGGCCACAACGTCAGCGTCGGAAAGAATGTCGTCATCGCTGCGCAAACCGGGGTATCCGGTAGTTCGGTCATCGAAGATAATGTGGTCGTGGCGGGCCAAGTGGGGATCGCCGATCATGTGCGCATAGAGGAAGGAGTCATCCTGGGCGCCCAATCCGGTGTCCCCAGCAACAAAATTATTCGGGGGAAGGGAATTCTGTTCTGGGGGACGCCAGCACGGCCGATCCGCGAGTATCTGAAAGAACTGGCGGTCTTGGCTCGTCTGGCAAGGAAGAAATAG
- a CDS encoding lipid-binding SYLF domain-containing protein: protein MKRSLLAVLFLIPGLLWGDVTRDKPVERIDSAAAVLKEIMDAPDAGIPEEILTSSKCIAVVPSMLNAAFLFGGNYGKGVASCRTDHGWSAPAFFNLKGGSFGFQVGGQAVDLIMVIMNDQGMQHLLSSKFELGADASGAAGPVGRHVEGDTDWKMRAQVLTYSRARGVFAGISLKGAVLTQDKDDTRAFYGRMIRFRTLLTGEATPTADSQPFLEQLNKQAGGSGGK, encoded by the coding sequence ATGAAACGCTCATTGCTCGCGGTCTTGTTCCTGATTCCAGGCTTGCTATGGGGAGACGTTACTCGCGATAAGCCTGTAGAGCGCATCGACTCCGCCGCGGCGGTGCTCAAAGAAATCATGGATGCTCCCGATGCTGGAATTCCGGAGGAGATCCTCACATCATCGAAATGCATTGCGGTAGTTCCCTCGATGCTGAACGCTGCCTTCTTGTTCGGCGGAAACTATGGAAAAGGTGTGGCCAGCTGCCGTACCGATCACGGATGGAGCGCTCCCGCATTCTTCAATCTCAAGGGGGGCAGCTTTGGGTTTCAAGTCGGCGGGCAAGCGGTGGACTTGATCATGGTGATCATGAATGACCAGGGTATGCAGCACCTGCTTTCCAGCAAATTCGAATTGGGTGCAGACGCCTCCGGTGCAGCCGGACCTGTTGGCCGGCATGTGGAAGGCGATACCGACTGGAAAATGCGCGCTCAGGTTCTTACCTACAGCCGGGCTCGGGGAGTCTTTGCCGGGATCAGTCTGAAAGGCGCTGTGCTTACCCAGGATAAGGACGACACGCGGGCGTTCTACGGTCGAATGATTCGCTTCCGGACACTACTGACCGGCGAGGCCACGCCTACCGCCGACTCGCAGCCCTTCTTGGAGCAACTGAACAAGCAAGCTGGCGGCTCGGGCGGAAAATAG
- a CDS encoding Rne/Rng family ribonuclease, whose translation MTKELYVSSTPHQTKIALVEDDQLAEVYFEHENEYTLAGSIYKGRVTRVLPGMQSAFVDIGLERDAFLYVSDFYEVEDEEETGEAVPVARPYEVKPEPRASVPDELRNEARGEAEDSSAEARDVEDTSRSENGSDESEGGRRWRGRRRGRRNRSRGFSESKFAHPTAPEAQESGSGPATEPPILPGESLARFRRSEEETEAAQETESEVEAPAAREAHEESREDVRPAIRNEEPPSSRHQKQPVILPGESFAKFNRKNETTSSSSEIPKQGRQESRRQESRGPQSYRPFEPIILPGESISKYERLRGHRVEAATETHHAEPSQESVSSHAEAAARKEATAEAQHPEPPVSEWSRAEEPQYHTLEATTHAGEDITPEPSTEWQLQPPTLAEGQRSEESEEKFPGPELAADSDSSEIYGTSAEEPSLQWEARQISSHDEALGEPIAPAPSYENAPAGAFEEQEIEEDEADLPHPAESLDEGEDFIELEEETFEPGAARAASELADAVQEVAKEREILGGYSAEGENDLSELEEIEQDVYPTANGTVGEENEISRAELRGPAGTAAFQQRAAARPEFDRYQRNRRGGRRFRARRENQRQPVLISDILKEGQEVLIQIAKEPIGKKGARITSHIALPGRFLVYMPTVNHVGVSRKISSDEERQRLKRIVSSERENGHGGFIVRTAAANVSEQELRADIRFLKSLWNDIRTRADNSKAPALIYHDLNLVERTLRDLVTSDFSAIWVDSEAEYERVLRFVNRFQPSLVKRVKLYTKETPLFEQFGIEEEINKALKPKVWLKSGGYIVINQTEALVAIDINTGKYVGKTLRLEDTIFKTNVDACKEIVRQVRLRDLGGIIVIDFIDMDERRNRQRVMQALEEELKNDRAPSKVLQFNDFGLVAITRKRVKQSLERTLGVTCTYCTGSGFIKSPQTVCNEIYTELRKMASRLEKDTIILRVNPEVAKELKADNGRWLNDMEELTGRNLIVKPDATLHQEQFDM comes from the coding sequence TCGAAGACGATCAACTCGCAGAGGTCTACTTTGAACACGAGAACGAATACACCCTGGCGGGCTCCATCTACAAGGGCCGAGTTACGCGGGTGCTACCCGGAATGCAATCGGCGTTCGTGGATATTGGGCTCGAACGCGACGCCTTCCTTTACGTCTCCGATTTTTACGAGGTGGAAGACGAAGAGGAGACTGGTGAAGCAGTGCCGGTTGCCCGCCCGTATGAGGTAAAGCCGGAACCCCGAGCCTCCGTGCCCGATGAGCTTCGCAACGAAGCTCGCGGGGAGGCAGAAGACAGCTCAGCCGAGGCCAGGGACGTCGAGGACACCTCCCGCTCTGAAAATGGCAGCGACGAGAGCGAAGGAGGGCGACGCTGGCGCGGCCGGCGTCGCGGACGGCGCAACCGCAGCCGCGGATTTTCCGAATCCAAGTTTGCCCACCCAACCGCACCAGAAGCCCAGGAATCCGGAAGTGGGCCAGCAACCGAGCCTCCGATCTTGCCGGGCGAGTCATTGGCAAGATTTCGACGGTCTGAAGAAGAAACGGAAGCAGCGCAGGAAACCGAAAGCGAAGTTGAAGCCCCAGCGGCGAGGGAAGCCCACGAGGAGAGCAGGGAAGACGTGCGGCCGGCAATTCGTAACGAAGAGCCGCCGTCCTCACGCCATCAGAAGCAACCCGTCATTCTCCCCGGCGAATCCTTCGCCAAGTTCAACCGCAAAAACGAGACAACATCTAGCTCCTCTGAAATTCCTAAGCAAGGCCGGCAAGAGTCACGACGTCAAGAGTCACGAGGTCCACAGTCGTATCGCCCGTTCGAACCGATCATTCTTCCTGGCGAGTCCATCTCCAAGTACGAGCGATTGCGCGGTCACCGGGTGGAAGCTGCAACTGAAACTCATCACGCAGAGCCCTCACAGGAATCCGTAAGCAGCCATGCTGAGGCGGCTGCCCGGAAGGAGGCGACCGCAGAGGCACAGCATCCGGAGCCGCCGGTATCCGAATGGAGCCGAGCGGAGGAACCCCAGTACCACACGCTGGAGGCGACCACTCATGCAGGAGAGGACATTACGCCGGAACCCTCAACCGAGTGGCAATTGCAGCCGCCCACTCTTGCAGAGGGGCAACGTTCAGAGGAGTCCGAAGAGAAGTTTCCAGGACCCGAGCTTGCCGCTGATAGCGATAGCTCTGAGATCTATGGGACTTCAGCTGAGGAGCCGTCTTTGCAGTGGGAAGCGCGGCAGATTTCTTCCCATGACGAAGCGCTGGGAGAGCCGATAGCCCCCGCACCCAGCTACGAAAATGCACCCGCTGGCGCATTTGAAGAACAGGAGATCGAAGAGGATGAGGCTGACTTGCCGCATCCCGCGGAGTCGCTGGATGAGGGCGAAGATTTCATCGAATTGGAGGAGGAGACCTTCGAGCCGGGTGCGGCTCGAGCGGCCAGCGAACTTGCAGATGCCGTACAGGAGGTAGCCAAGGAGCGTGAGATCTTGGGAGGCTACAGTGCCGAGGGCGAAAACGACTTGAGCGAGCTCGAGGAGATTGAGCAGGACGTTTATCCCACTGCGAATGGGACGGTAGGGGAAGAGAACGAAATTTCGCGGGCAGAACTTCGCGGTCCTGCCGGTACGGCTGCGTTCCAGCAGCGCGCTGCCGCACGCCCTGAATTCGATCGTTACCAACGCAATCGACGCGGTGGGCGCAGGTTCCGTGCTCGCCGCGAAAATCAGCGACAGCCCGTGTTGATCAGCGACATCCTCAAGGAGGGCCAGGAGGTCCTGATCCAGATCGCCAAGGAGCCAATTGGCAAGAAGGGTGCGCGCATTACCAGCCATATTGCACTTCCCGGGCGATTCCTTGTGTACATGCCGACCGTGAATCATGTGGGAGTCTCACGCAAGATTTCCTCTGACGAGGAGCGGCAGCGGCTGAAGAGGATTGTGTCCAGCGAACGTGAGAATGGCCACGGCGGATTCATCGTGCGCACGGCGGCTGCGAATGTCAGCGAGCAGGAGTTGCGTGCCGATATCCGCTTCCTCAAGAGCCTGTGGAACGATATTCGTACGCGCGCGGACAATTCCAAAGCCCCGGCGCTGATTTACCACGACCTGAACCTGGTGGAGCGCACCCTGCGCGATCTCGTGACCTCGGACTTTTCCGCCATCTGGGTGGACAGCGAAGCCGAATACGAGCGCGTTCTTCGTTTCGTGAACCGCTTCCAGCCATCACTGGTGAAGCGTGTCAAGCTCTACACCAAGGAGACGCCGCTGTTTGAACAATTCGGCATCGAGGAGGAGATTAACAAAGCGCTCAAACCCAAAGTCTGGTTGAAGAGCGGTGGCTACATTGTCATCAACCAAACCGAGGCCTTGGTCGCCATCGATATCAACACCGGAAAATATGTAGGCAAAACATTGCGCCTGGAAGACACCATCTTCAAGACTAACGTAGATGCCTGTAAGGAGATAGTGCGCCAGGTCCGGCTGCGTGATCTGGGCGGTATTATCGTGATCGATTTCATTGATATGGATGAGCGCCGTAACCGCCAGCGCGTGATGCAGGCTCTGGAGGAGGAACTCAAAAATGATCGCGCGCCCTCTAAGGTTCTCCAGTTCAACGATTTTGGACTGGTTGCAATCACCCGCAAACGGGTAAAGCAGTCGCTCGAGCGCACCCTGGGAGTCACCTGTACATATTGCACCGGAAGCGGGTTCATCAAGTCGCCCCAGACGGTATGTAATGAGATTTATACCGAGCTGCGAAAGATGGCTTCGCGCCTGGAGAAGGACACTATCATCCTTCGCGTGAACCCGGAAGTCGCCAAGGAACTGAAAGCAGACAATGGGCGTTGGTTGAATGACATGGAGGAACTTACCGGGCGCAACCTTATTGTCAAGCCTGACGCCACGCTCCACCAGGAGCAGTTCGACATGTGA
- a CDS encoding lysophospholipid acyltransferase family protein, producing MRHKLEFALVWLLVKLLGWLPRSFSHALAISLAWLVYVIHGRLRHVGKRNLELAFPEKTLAQRKKILRGVFTSMGRQLSEFCRFPRYDRENISTLAAYEGFEAFDAANKRGKGVLFLTAHMGGWEIGSFAHALYGHPLQIVVRPLDNPYVNQLVDRYRTMHGNSTFEKQDFARGLLSAMKAGETVGVLMDQNMTPPQGVFVDFFGIPACTASGVARVALRTDAAVVPAFTIWDDRLRKYRVYFNPAIPLVKTGDDERDVVANTAAFTRVIEDYIRRYPDQWLWVHRRWKTRPTGASPLY from the coding sequence ATGCGCCACAAGCTCGAATTTGCCCTGGTATGGCTATTGGTAAAGCTCCTTGGCTGGCTGCCACGGTCCTTCTCGCACGCTTTGGCGATTTCGCTGGCATGGCTCGTGTATGTCATACACGGTCGGCTACGCCATGTGGGCAAGCGCAATCTGGAGCTGGCATTTCCCGAGAAGACCCTGGCGCAGCGCAAGAAAATCCTCAGAGGCGTTTTCACCTCAATGGGGCGGCAGCTTTCCGAATTCTGCCGCTTTCCCCGATACGACCGCGAAAATATCTCGACCTTGGCGGCTTACGAAGGCTTTGAGGCCTTCGATGCTGCTAATAAGCGCGGCAAAGGTGTGTTGTTCCTGACAGCACACATGGGTGGCTGGGAGATCGGTTCCTTTGCGCATGCGCTATACGGACATCCTCTGCAGATTGTGGTGCGCCCGCTCGACAACCCTTACGTGAACCAGTTAGTTGATCGCTACCGAACGATGCACGGTAACTCAACGTTTGAGAAGCAAGACTTCGCTCGCGGTCTGCTGTCGGCTATGAAGGCCGGAGAAACGGTAGGCGTGTTAATGGATCAGAACATGACGCCGCCCCAGGGAGTCTTTGTCGACTTCTTTGGGATTCCCGCGTGCACTGCCAGCGGGGTCGCGCGGGTTGCATTGCGCACCGATGCTGCGGTCGTTCCAGCATTCACGATTTGGGACGACCGGCTGCGCAAGTACCGTGTGTACTTCAACCCTGCGATCCCGTTGGTGAAGACTGGGGACGATGAGCGAGATGTGGTGGCCAACACCGCAGCCTTCACTCGTGTGATCGAGGACTACATCCGAAGATATCCGGATCAGTGGCTCTGGGTGCATCGGCGTTGGAAGACGCGTCCTACGGGCGCGTCGCCGTTATACTGA